A window of the Arachis duranensis cultivar V14167 chromosome 5, aradu.V14167.gnm2.J7QH, whole genome shotgun sequence genome harbors these coding sequences:
- the LOC107491343 gene encoding protein NUCLEAR FUSION DEFECTIVE 4 → MMDWRKLSSYAKSKWISTVASTWIQCSSGSLYTFSIYSQTLKSTLHYDQSTLTTVSVWKDVGINAGVLCGLLYDFAARRTANGPWLIHLLGSAQCFLGYFLMWAAVAGVIAPVPVPVMCLFMYVTAQAQGYFNTSNVVTGVHNFPDYRGTIVGIMKGFLGLSGAILVQVYRTIFNNKPKAYLLMLALLPPINTLLLMWFVRIHNTREGDERKYLNMFSSMAVVVAAYLMTVIILENILRVPLIIHVLMLILLIVLLASLLCIAIQAHEETLANTSENFHDERSQLIVEQVSSESDTNKQRTLQLGGNLNLLQAAQTLNFWILFLSVACAMGSGLATINNISQIGESLGYTVRETDSLVSLWSIWNFAGRFGGGYISDHFLHTRGWARPLFMVITLMVMSIGHLIIASGLQGALYVGSVLVGICYGSQWSIMPTIASEIFGVGNMGSIYNTITIASPVGSYIFSVRVVGYIYDKEASEGNICIGTHCFMLSFLIMASATVLGSLAALGLFFRTRNFYGQVAHRRIQNIL, encoded by the exons ATGATGGATTGGAGGAAGTTGAGCTCATACGCAAAATCGAAGTGGATATCCACGGTGGCGAGCACATGGATTCAGTGCAGCAGCGGATCACTCTACACTTTCTCAATCTATTCCCAAACCCTAAAGTCAACGCTGCACTACGATCAGTCAACTCTCACCACTGTGTCCGTCTGGAAGGACGTAGGGATCAACGCCGGTGTCCTTTGCGGCCTTCTCTACGACTTCGCTGCGCGCCGAACAGCTAACGGGCCCTGGCTGATCCACTTATTGGGCTCGGCCCAATGCTTCTTGGGCTATTTCCTCATGTGGGCAGCGGTTGCGGGCGTTATCGCGCCGGTGCCCGTGCCTGTCATGTGCCTATTCATGTACGTGACAGCCCAGGCTCAGGGCTACTTCAACACTTCCAATGTTGTCACCGGCGTCCACAACTTCCCTGACTATAGGGGAACCATTGTGGGCATCATGAAG GGATTTCTTGGTCTCAGTGGAGCAATACTAGTTCAAGTGTATAGGACAATATTCAACAACAAGCCTAAAGCATATCTTCTGATGCTAGCTCTCTTGCCGCCGATAAATACTTTGCTGCTTATGTGGTTTGTAAGAATCCACAACACCCGAGAGGGCGACGAAAGGAAATATCTAAACATGTTTTCTTCCATGGCTGTGGTTGTCGCTGCATATCTAATGACTGTTATAATCCTGGAGAACATCCTTAGAGTGCCATTAATTATCCACGTGCTCATGCTGATTTTGCTCATTGTGTTGCTAGCCTCACTTCTTTGTATTGCAATTCAAGCACATGAGGAGACCCTTGCCAATACCTCGGAAAATTTTCATGATGAGAGATCCCAACTAATTGTGGAGCAAGTGTCCTCAGAATCAGATACTAACAAACAGAGGACTCTGCAACTGGGAGGAAACTTGAACCTTTTGCAAGCAGCACAAACTCTAAACTTTTGGATTTTGTTTTTGTCTGTGGCATGTGCCATGGGATCAGGACTTGCAACTATTAATAATATCAGCCAAATAGGGGAATCCCTCGGTTACACCGTGCGCGAGACAG ATTCCTTAGTTTCATTGTGGAGCATTTGGAACTTCGCTGGGCGTTTCGGAGGTGGTTATATCTCGGATCACTTCTTACACACAAGAGGATGGGCAAGACCTTTGTTTATGGTCATCACCTTAATGGTCATGAGCATTGGCCATTTGATTATTGCTTCTGGATTGCAGGGTGCTCTATATGTTGGTTCAGTTTTGGTGGGTATCTGTTATGGCTCTCAGTGGTCAATAATGCCCACAATCGCTTCTGAGATATTTGGTGTGGGAAATATGGGTAGCATATATAACACCATTACAATAGCAAGTCCTGTGGGATCTTACATATTTTCAGTGAGAGTTGTTGGGTATATATATGACAAAGAAGCATCAGAGGGAAACATTTGCATTGGAACTCATTGTTTCATGTTGTCTTTCCTTATAATGGCATCTGCCACTGTTTTGGGTTCTCTGGCAGCTCTTGGTTTGTTTTTCCGGACAAGAAACTTCTATGGTCAGGTTGCACATAGAAGAATTCAGAACATCCTGTAA